In Asanoa sp. WMMD1127, one genomic interval encodes:
- a CDS encoding sugar efflux transporter: MLLLGIADSMVGPYLVLFGTKEVGLSPLRVGIFMSLVAASGLVLSAWLGGRYDRSASRWPAFVAVVAPALGYLALAEARSYPLLLFIAVGLLGAGMAAFAQLFTLARTHLDRSGSTSGRRGTPALRSVWSVAWAIGPLIGAAVLEARGFRGLMGLTALAFALVSVPLLLLGATPPAPVRLAARDTDGRLRAPVLLAAAAFTLFHTAMLSGSVVLPLFLTRTLDRADSDVGLLFSVCALVEIPVALSLMFLPAKVRKERLIDMGMLLFVAYFALVAVSSSLPSLVVTQVARGAAIAVVGALGITHMQDLLPQATGRATALFANTLAIGSLVSGVLAGAAAQLLGHRPALLLCGVLSAVGSGLLIAGRRAPSGTGPRTDGAQ; encoded by the coding sequence GTGCTGCTGCTGGGAATCGCCGACTCGATGGTGGGGCCCTATCTCGTGCTGTTCGGCACGAAGGAAGTTGGACTTTCGCCGTTGCGGGTCGGCATCTTCATGTCGCTCGTGGCGGCCAGCGGCCTGGTGTTGAGCGCATGGCTCGGCGGCCGGTACGACCGGTCGGCAAGCCGATGGCCAGCATTTGTCGCCGTGGTCGCCCCGGCGCTGGGCTATCTAGCCTTGGCCGAGGCCAGAAGCTACCCACTGTTGCTGTTCATCGCGGTGGGGTTGCTTGGCGCTGGCATGGCGGCCTTCGCGCAGTTGTTCACCCTGGCCCGGACCCATCTGGATCGGTCAGGGAGCACATCCGGTCGGCGCGGAACGCCGGCGCTCCGGTCGGTGTGGTCCGTAGCCTGGGCCATCGGCCCGCTCATCGGTGCGGCGGTGTTGGAGGCGCGGGGATTTCGGGGTCTGATGGGCCTGACCGCCCTGGCATTCGCACTCGTCAGCGTGCCGTTGCTGTTGCTCGGCGCGACACCGCCCGCCCCGGTTCGACTCGCGGCGCGCGACACCGATGGGCGCCTGAGGGCGCCGGTCCTGTTGGCGGCAGCGGCTTTCACGCTGTTCCACACTGCCATGCTCTCCGGTTCGGTCGTTCTGCCGTTGTTTCTGACCCGGACGCTGGACCGTGCTGACTCCGATGTCGGGCTGCTGTTCAGCGTGTGCGCACTGGTAGAGATCCCGGTGGCGCTGAGCCTCATGTTCCTGCCGGCGAAGGTTCGCAAGGAGCGGCTGATCGACATGGGCATGCTGCTGTTCGTCGCGTACTTCGCGCTCGTCGCGGTCAGTTCGAGCCTGCCCTCGCTCGTCGTCACCCAGGTGGCCCGGGGGGCGGCGATAGCCGTGGTCGGTGCGCTGGGCATCACGCACATGCAGGATCTCCTCCCACAAGCCACCGGCCGGGCAACCGCGCTGTTCGCCAACACCCTCGCGATCGGCTCGCTGGTCTCTGGAGTCCTGGCCGGCGCCGCGGCACAGCTGCTTGGCCACCGGCCA